From Methanobacterium formicicum DSM 3637, one genomic window encodes:
- a CDS encoding DNA-directed DNA polymerase: MITKKFVLLDIDYITRNHEPVIRLFGKLVGDNEEGHIIVMDKSFRPYIYVIPSDHSRLDDCTRQLSELKLLSVEKVIKNDMGELKEVLKVTFKHPQDIPKLRDKILNLKSVKEIREHNIPFYRRYLIDKGLFPLKVVEVQGNILNSPRSSRGVRGSRRSQEPQTGSPEGSSIQKPCIFQVEKSPTPLESSLPEFTVLSFDIEVYNPRGMPQPDLDPIIMISFSSNHGFRKVLSTKNTPDSSDPNGLLLDFVEVVSHEKELLEKFVETVQSENPDIILGYNSDSFDFPYIRDRAAKLGVPLKLGIDGSSPKFTRIGFSSSAMIRGRVHIDLYSNIRRYMHLARHTLEHVYLELFGEEKLDIPGDKIYLYWDEGGRRLETLFHYSLHDAVAVTRIGERMLPLNTELTRIVGQPLFDAARMASGRLVEWYLIRKSFEQGYLVPNKPSPDELIQREGKHVVGGYVKEPVSGLHENIVYFDFRSLYPSIIISKNISPDSLTSGENCHISPEYGHKFLKEPVGFIPSAIGQILQDRIKIKSQMKESRDDHQLSVLNNQQEALKRLANTFYGLYNHSTFRWYSLKCSESITAWGRDFLKKTMKNSEKQGFKPVYADTDGFFATYVGPMD, translated from the coding sequence ATGATAACCAAAAAATTCGTTCTCCTGGACATTGATTACATCACCCGGAATCATGAACCAGTTATAAGGCTGTTCGGAAAGCTGGTTGGAGATAATGAAGAAGGACACATCATAGTCATGGATAAGAGCTTCAGACCTTACATCTATGTCATTCCTTCTGATCATTCTCGCCTGGATGACTGCACTCGCCAGTTAAGTGAATTAAAACTTCTATCAGTGGAAAAAGTTATTAAAAATGATATGGGGGAATTGAAAGAGGTCCTGAAGGTGACCTTCAAACATCCTCAGGATATTCCTAAACTAAGGGATAAAATATTGAATTTGAAGTCTGTGAAGGAAATCAGGGAGCATAATATTCCATTTTACCGCAGATACCTTATAGATAAAGGATTATTTCCTCTGAAGGTGGTGGAAGTGCAGGGTAATATCTTAAATTCCCCCAGATCTTCACGGGGAGTACGGGGATCACGGAGGTCACAGGAACCACAAACAGGAAGTCCAGAGGGTAGTTCCATACAAAAACCCTGCATCTTCCAGGTGGAAAAATCTCCCACCCCTCTGGAGTCCAGTTTACCAGAATTCACTGTTTTGAGTTTTGATATTGAAGTCTACAACCCCCGGGGCATGCCCCAACCAGACCTGGATCCCATTATCATGATTAGTTTCTCCAGTAACCATGGCTTCAGGAAAGTTTTATCCACCAAAAATACTCCTGATTCCTCCGACCCCAATGGTTTGCTCCTGGACTTTGTGGAAGTAGTATCTCATGAAAAAGAATTACTGGAGAAATTCGTGGAAACTGTGCAATCAGAAAACCCGGATATCATCCTGGGATACAATTCAGACTCATTCGACTTTCCCTATATTCGTGACAGGGCAGCTAAACTGGGGGTGCCTCTCAAGCTGGGAATAGACGGATCCTCACCCAAGTTCACCAGAATAGGTTTCAGCAGCTCTGCCATGATCAGGGGCAGGGTTCACATTGACCTTTACTCTAATATTCGTCGTTATATGCATCTGGCCCGTCACACCCTGGAGCACGTTTACCTGGAACTATTTGGGGAGGAGAAACTGGACATCCCCGGAGATAAGATCTACCTTTACTGGGATGAAGGGGGCAGGAGACTGGAAACACTATTCCATTACTCCCTGCACGATGCAGTGGCAGTTACCAGGATAGGAGAGAGGATGCTACCTCTCAACACTGAATTAACCCGTATTGTGGGCCAACCATTGTTTGATGCAGCCCGTATGGCATCAGGACGACTTGTTGAGTGGTACTTAATAAGAAAATCATTTGAACAGGGATACTTAGTGCCAAATAAACCATCTCCTGATGAATTAATCCAGCGGGAAGGTAAACATGTGGTGGGTGGCTATGTCAAAGAACCAGTGAGTGGTTTGCACGAGAATATTGTTTACTTTGATTTTAGAAGCCTGTACCCCAGTATAATAATCTCCAAGAACATTTCCCCGGACAGCCTCACCAGTGGGGAAAACTGCCATATATCACCGGAGTACGGTCATAAATTCCTTAAAGAACCAGTGGGTTTTATTCCATCAGCCATTGGCCAGATACTCCAGGATCGGATAAAAATCAAGTCTCAAATGAAAGAATCCCGTGATGATCATCAGCTCAGTGTCCTGAACAATCAGCAGGAAGCCCTGAAACGACTGGCCAACACATTCTATGGACTGTACAATCACAGTACATTCAGGTGGTATAGCTTGAAATGTTCAGAATCCATAACTGCTTGGGGGAGGGATTTCCTCAAAAAAACCATGAAAAACTCTGAAAAACAGGGATTCAAACCAGTGTATGCAGATACGGATGGATTCTTCGCAACTTACGTCGGCCCAATGGATTAG
- a CDS encoding PEP/pyruvate-binding domain-containing protein, which translates to MVDKDKYVVDLKEKDLSIEKIGGKALNLAKMSAAGFNIPPAFTVSVDAYDFFIKKELEAKISEILRIIDFTHEDSISQGCSAIRSMIKSQELPQDLFLEITRKISDLPDGYYAVRSSAVAEDLADASFAGQLDSFLNIKKDDILENIIQCWASYWTDRAVKYRHDSSIGHLDTELSSAGLAVLVQKMVNADISGVTFTANPVNGTDQVVIESSWGLGEAIASGIVTPDIFVLGRDGKILEKNIKTKNKGYFLANGQNTLITIDEEDREKTSLNDDVLKMLLQIGVELEDFFGVSQDIEWAIEYRKDESDQDVDKYKMLNNPEKTSLKIYILQSRPVTTLNEDKDDILWTRAYGDEYWADATTPLFYDVMGKMLTDYVNHEGARIMGYKEITDTELLKLHKSRVYFNSWVLEKAFSYYPKFARSKELLNYYPLEDQKRISEYPSLMHKALISQVLVAIRDPDGMMHRTDKAYRKWAQGFMEKCEDFDKTDLDTLCDEELLELYDDIENSGIKHYQLIRYGMVSHSIATNLMIKNWLVKWLDDEDGSLYAGLISGLDDNKTVEMNIKFSDLAITSREDPALLGKMNAIEDMSLLDESKIDEMISSNPDFKRQFDQFIADYGHRSNTREILYPRWREDKAYVLEVIKLLSSSDLDLRKNESESRANRFKTEKEVSSRIKKLRGGFFKEKTFKVVLNLAQTYLTFRENQRFYLDHLLFRQRLMLRDMGRRLAEKQIIDDVDDVFFLYEKELFSFFDTSDLQKTELNGNTLSENILSLQEEILKRKKEFYRYKSSLPPKFLKNGIEFDDTVTEYDQNAIYGAAASPGIFTGKARVVESIEELSQMEDDEILITSNTDPAWTAVFSKVGGLITETGGILSHGAVISREYRIPAVTAVKGATTLFKTGEKLVVDGNEGVVYKKE; encoded by the coding sequence ATGGTGGATAAGGATAAGTACGTGGTAGATCTCAAGGAAAAAGATTTATCAATTGAAAAAATTGGTGGTAAAGCACTTAATCTAGCTAAAATGTCAGCAGCCGGGTTTAACATTCCCCCAGCATTTACAGTTTCAGTAGATGCCTATGATTTTTTTATTAAAAAAGAATTAGAAGCTAAAATATCTGAAATACTTAGGATTATTGATTTTACCCATGAAGATTCAATTTCTCAGGGTTGTTCTGCCATTCGAAGCATGATAAAATCCCAGGAATTACCACAGGATCTGTTTTTAGAAATTACCCGAAAAATATCTGATCTTCCTGACGGATACTACGCGGTAAGATCATCAGCAGTTGCTGAAGACCTGGCAGATGCCAGTTTTGCAGGGCAACTGGATAGTTTCCTGAATATAAAGAAGGACGATATTTTAGAAAACATCATCCAATGCTGGGCATCTTACTGGACTGACCGTGCCGTGAAGTACAGGCATGATTCTTCCATTGGGCATTTAGACACTGAATTATCATCAGCAGGATTAGCAGTACTGGTTCAGAAAATGGTCAACGCCGATATCAGTGGAGTTACCTTCACTGCCAATCCAGTTAATGGAACAGACCAGGTGGTTATTGAGTCCAGCTGGGGCCTGGGTGAAGCCATTGCCTCAGGAATAGTCACCCCAGATATTTTCGTCCTGGGAAGAGATGGGAAAATCCTGGAAAAGAATATTAAAACCAAAAATAAAGGATATTTCCTGGCCAACGGCCAGAACACTTTAATTACCATAGATGAAGAGGACAGGGAAAAAACAAGTCTCAATGATGATGTTCTTAAAATGTTACTCCAGATTGGAGTAGAACTTGAAGATTTTTTCGGTGTTAGTCAGGATATTGAATGGGCCATAGAATATAGAAAGGATGAGTCTGATCAAGATGTAGATAAGTATAAAATGTTGAATAATCCCGAAAAAACCTCTTTAAAGATTTACATCCTCCAATCAAGACCAGTAACCACCCTCAACGAGGATAAAGATGATATTCTATGGACCCGGGCTTACGGGGATGAGTACTGGGCTGATGCAACCACTCCACTCTTTTACGATGTTATGGGTAAAATGCTCACTGATTACGTGAACCATGAAGGTGCCCGGATAATGGGATATAAAGAGATAACCGACACTGAACTTTTAAAACTGCATAAATCAAGGGTTTATTTCAACAGCTGGGTTTTGGAGAAGGCTTTTTCCTATTACCCTAAATTTGCACGATCCAAAGAGTTGTTGAATTATTATCCATTGGAAGATCAAAAACGAATATCCGAGTATCCTTCCCTAATGCATAAAGCATTAATATCACAAGTTTTAGTGGCTATTCGAGACCCGGACGGGATGATGCACCGGACAGATAAGGCATACCGAAAATGGGCCCAGGGATTCATGGAAAAATGTGAAGACTTCGATAAAACTGATCTGGACACGTTATGTGATGAGGAACTCCTAGAACTCTATGATGATATTGAAAACTCCGGAATCAAACATTACCAGCTGATAAGGTATGGTATGGTATCCCATTCCATAGCCACCAACCTCATGATCAAGAACTGGCTGGTGAAATGGCTGGATGATGAGGATGGCTCCCTCTACGCTGGTTTGATCTCAGGTTTGGATGATAACAAAACCGTGGAAATGAATATAAAATTCTCTGATCTAGCCATAACTTCAAGAGAAGACCCTGCATTGCTGGGTAAAATGAATGCAATCGAGGATATGAGTCTTCTGGATGAATCAAAGATTGATGAAATGATATCATCCAATCCTGATTTTAAAAGACAGTTCGATCAGTTTATTGCAGATTACGGGCACAGGTCCAATACCCGTGAAATACTGTACCCTCGTTGGAGAGAAGATAAAGCTTACGTGCTGGAAGTTATTAAGTTACTGTCTTCTTCAGATCTGGATTTAAGAAAGAATGAATCAGAAAGCCGTGCCAACCGGTTTAAAACCGAAAAGGAAGTTTCAAGTAGGATAAAAAAATTAAGAGGCGGATTCTTCAAAGAGAAAACATTCAAAGTGGTGCTTAATTTAGCCCAAACCTATCTAACCTTCAGGGAAAATCAAAGATTCTACTTGGACCACCTGCTTTTCCGTCAGAGACTGATGTTACGTGATATGGGAAGGAGATTAGCTGAGAAACAAATCATTGATGATGTGGATGATGTTTTCTTCCTTTATGAAAAGGAGTTATTCTCATTCTTTGATACCAGTGATTTACAAAAAACAGAGCTAAATGGGAATACCCTTTCTGAAAATATTCTCTCCTTGCAGGAGGAGATTCTAAAGAGGAAGAAAGAGTTTTACAGATACAAATCATCACTTCCACCTAAATTCCTTAAAAATGGGATTGAATTTGATGATACTGTGACTGAATACGACCAGAATGCAATTTATGGTGCAGCAGCCAGTCCTGGAATATTCACAGGTAAAGCAAGAGTTGTGGAATCCATTGAAGAATTATCACAGATGGAAGATGATGAAATCCTAATTACCAGTAACACCGATCCAGCCTGGACCGCAGTATTCTCAAAGGTGGGTGGTCTTATCACCGAAACCGGAGGAATACTATCCCATGGAGCAGTTATTTCCAGAGAATACAGGATTCCAGCCGTGACTGCAGTTAAAGGAGCTACCACTCTATTTAAAACCGGTGAAAAACTGGTGGTTGATGGTAATGAAGGTGTTGTTTATAAAAAAGAATAA
- a CDS encoding DUF488 domain-containing protein, with amino-acid sequence MLRIKGIYELPHEEDGFRILIDESWPENLSREEAQVDLWLKDISPPDQLQWEDGESISSASVEDENPEELWRQTALKLIRDTEKEKGTVTFLCSTIQSINQLQF; translated from the coding sequence ATGTTAAGAATAAAAGGAATATACGAACTCCCTCATGAAGAAGATGGATTCAGAATTTTAATTGATGAATCCTGGCCTGAAAACTTATCCAGAGAAGAAGCTCAAGTTGATTTATGGCTTAAAGATATATCCCCACCGGATCAACTCCAATGGGAGGATGGGGAAAGTATAAGCTCTGCCAGTGTTGAAGATGAAAATCCTGAGGAACTCTGGAGACAAACTGCTCTAAAACTTATCAGGGATACTGAAAAAGAAAAAGGGACTGTTACTTTTTTATGCTCCACTATCCAGAGCATAAACCAGTTGCAGTTTTAA
- a CDS encoding pseudomurein-binding repeat-containing protein — protein MKCRNCGHDNDADAAFCEECGTKLVGEPSFGRSPPVKPKKEGSKRTNNILIFAIIALVIILGIMGGILLKLPGNSTKAANNTTVTNSTVPPQISLTEGFSVSEVPGLAQEISRTEVGFTTISYGGVTLDKNQCLYILSRGIVMINNAQTGNIPINQYKNPDNAYGTVTSATITKTEYVDMAQRTYTWMDNNGQSPNYIGIKVSGQPDLSPDTLLNLYSKALTQYKSTGQLPTSVTIP, from the coding sequence GTGAAATGCAGAAATTGTGGGCATGATAATGACGCGGATGCGGCGTTCTGTGAAGAATGTGGTACTAAACTGGTGGGAGAACCATCTTTTGGAAGAAGTCCTCCCGTAAAACCCAAAAAAGAAGGTTCAAAGAGAACTAACAATATTTTAATATTTGCCATCATTGCACTGGTGATCATACTGGGAATAATGGGTGGAATTCTCCTAAAACTCCCTGGAAACTCCACAAAAGCGGCAAACAATACTACGGTTACCAATTCCACAGTCCCCCCACAGATATCCTTAACAGAGGGATTTTCTGTTTCTGAGGTTCCCGGTCTTGCACAGGAAATATCAAGAACCGAAGTTGGATTCACCACTATTTCCTATGGTGGGGTAACCCTGGATAAAAACCAGTGCCTTTACATATTATCCAGGGGTATTGTGATGATAAACAATGCCCAGACTGGGAACATCCCTATAAACCAGTACAAAAATCCGGATAATGCTTACGGAACAGTCACCTCTGCCACCATCACTAAAACTGAATACGTGGACATGGCCCAGAGAACCTACACTTGGATGGACAACAATGGCCAATCCCCTAACTACATTGGTATAAAAGTATCAGGACAACCTGATCTATCCCCGGATACTTTACTGAACCTGTACTCAAAGGCATTAACTCAGTATAAATCAACCGGCCAGCTACCAACCAGTGTCACAATACCCTAA
- a CDS encoding TspO/MBR family protein: protein MESSTKNDILKLAGSFLIVIIFAAIGSLATFSQIPTWYATLVRPDWAPPSWVFPVVWTTLYILMALALFLVWRKGLETKPAKVAVAVFLVQLAINALWSVVFFGLHSLGGGVVLVVMLWIAILANIIVFYRISKWAGILLVPYIIWVTIASYLNYTVYLLNP from the coding sequence ATGGAAAGTTCTACTAAGAATGATATTTTAAAGCTGGCAGGATCCTTTTTAATTGTGATTATTTTTGCAGCCATAGGCAGTTTGGCTACCTTTTCGCAAATACCAACCTGGTATGCGACTCTAGTTAGGCCTGACTGGGCACCACCAAGTTGGGTGTTCCCTGTGGTTTGGACTACTCTTTACATCTTAATGGCACTGGCTTTGTTCCTGGTGTGGAGGAAAGGGCTGGAAACCAAACCTGCAAAGGTGGCAGTAGCTGTATTTTTAGTTCAACTGGCTATAAATGCCTTATGGTCGGTGGTATTCTTTGGACTCCATTCCCTTGGAGGTGGAGTGGTACTGGTAGTAATGTTGTGGATAGCAATACTGGCTAACATTATTGTATTCTACCGAATATCAAAATGGGCAGGCATACTGCTCGTACCCTACATAATCTGGGTGACAATAGCCAGTTACCTTAACTACACAGTATATCTCTTAAATCCATAG
- a CDS encoding M23 family metallopeptidase: MNNLEPVPIKSPVKGEWMVLNSPGTKIPSHGTHSFATTYAYDLMQVDWTQKHVKFHRKSTLDHVLGRVHLKDCYSYGKPIYAPISGMVVEALDEYPERDPVQPLRDISVALRNAWVFDPHKHNIQDIAGNFVIIQGDRVWDGVWAFLGHMKTGSVKVKNGDTIESGTLIGNVGHSGNSTAPHLHFQLMDGPDANNARGIPCCFAEYELCQDKHWVKVEKGIPKNEDRIRF; encoded by the coding sequence ATGAATAATCTGGAACCAGTACCCATAAAATCCCCTGTTAAAGGGGAGTGGATGGTCTTAAATAGTCCTGGCACTAAAATTCCCAGTCATGGTACTCATTCTTTTGCAACAACCTATGCCTATGACCTCATGCAGGTTGACTGGACCCAAAAACATGTTAAATTCCACAGGAAAAGCACTTTAGATCATGTTTTAGGTAGGGTGCATTTGAAGGACTGTTACTCCTATGGAAAACCTATCTACGCACCTATTTCTGGCATGGTAGTTGAAGCCCTTGACGAATACCCTGAACGCGACCCTGTACAGCCACTCCGTGATATTTCAGTGGCCTTACGGAATGCCTGGGTTTTCGATCCCCACAAACATAACATCCAGGATATTGCTGGTAATTTCGTTATAATTCAAGGTGACCGAGTATGGGATGGGGTGTGGGCATTTCTCGGGCATATGAAAACCGGTTCAGTAAAAGTAAAAAACGGTGATACAATCGAATCAGGTACTCTCATCGGGAATGTGGGTCATTCCGGTAACTCAACAGCCCCTCACCTTCATTTCCAGCTCATGGATGGTCCTGATGCAAACAATGCCCGGGGTATTCCCTGTTGTTTTGCTGAATATGAATTATGCCAGGATAAACATTGGGTTAAGGTAGAAAAGGGAATACCAAAAAATGAGGATAGGATTCGTTTTTAA